The following DNA comes from Chitinophaga nivalis.
GCAGCTTATGTAGATACCGGTGTTTGGTCCAATAAGGCTATCAAGGAAGCAAAATTGTTTGGTTATACAGATGTAGTGGCCAGCTCCAAAGAAAGCAATTACAACCACATCCCAAAACAGTTCACGATCCCGCCCCAGGCAAGCTATCTCCACATCACTACCAACAACACCATTTATGGTACACAATGGCATATGACCCCTGTCACCGATGTGCCCCTGGTAGCTGATATGAGCAGTGATATCATGAGCCGCAGTATGGACTTCAACAAATACTCGCTGATATATGCAGGCGTACAAAAAAACATGGGCGCCGCCGGCGCTACCATGGTAGCCATACGCAAAAGCATCTTAGGAAAAGTATCCCGCAAAATCCCTTCTATCCTGGATTACAGGAATCATATAGAAAACGGATCCATGCTGAATACCCCTCCTGTTTTTGCCGTATATATTTCGATGCTCACCCTACGCTGGCTGAAAGAACAGGGAGGCATTCCCGCCATTGAAAAAATCAATGACCGGAAAGCCGCTTTGCTGTACGATGAAATTGACCACAATCCACTGTTCCGTGGCACCGTGGTTAAGGAAGACCGCAGCAAAATGAACGCCTGCTTTATCATGGACAAACCCGAAATGGAAGAAGAGTTCCTCAAATTCTGCAAGAAAGAAGACATTGTAGGCATTAAAGGACACCGGCTTTCCGGCGGCTTCCGGGTATCTATGTATAACGCATTGCCCTATGAAAGCGTAGAAGTAATGGTAGAAGCCATGAAATACTTCTCCCTGAAGAAAGCATAACCAGGAAATTATTTAATTACGAATTAACAGTTATACATTTCCGGGAAGATTAAAAACAACTGATCTTCGCGCAAGTGCATAACCGTTAATTCGTATTTTGTAATACTTTATACTATTTTTACCCCACACACATTTTTTTATCATGGCGATTATCAGACCCTTTAAAGGATTAAGGCCCAAAGAAGCATTAGCCGCCCAGGTGGCTGCAAGGCCCTACGACGTGCTCAGCTCAGAAGAAGCAAAAGCCGCTGCATCCGGTAACCCGTATTCATTTTACCATGTTTCCAAATCTGAAATAGATTTACCGGCCGGCATTGATACCCACAGTCAACAGGTATATGACAAAGCTGCCGAAAACCTGCAACAACTGGTAAAAGATGGTATCCTGTTTCAGGATGAACAACCCAGCTACTACATCTATAAACTGGTGATGAACGGCCGCGCACAAACCGGTCTCGTTACCGCTTCCGCCGTAGCCGACTACAACAACGGCATCATTAAAAAACATGAATTCACGCGCCCGGACAAAGAACTGGATCGCATCAATCATATTAAAACCACGCTGGCACAAACCGGTAACGTATTTCTGGCCTATAACGACGTGCCGGAAGTAAACGCCCTGATAGAACGCTGGCAGGAACACAACAAACCGCTGTACGACTTTACCGCGGACGATGATATCCAGCACACCATCTGGGCCATCAACACCCCCGCCGCTGTACAGGAAGTAACTACCCTGTTTGCCGAAAAAGTACCTTGTACCTACATCGCAGACGGTCACCACAGAGCAGCATCTGCCAGCCTGGTACAAAAGGAACTGCAAGCCGCCGGCAAAATCACCTCTGTGGAAAATCCGGCCAACTACTTCCTGACCACCATTTTCCCGGCCAGTCAGTTAGCCATCCTGGACTATAACCGCGTTGTAAAAGACCTCAACGGCCTTAGCAAAGCAGACCTGTTATCCAGACTGGATTACGACTTCACCGTGGAAGAAACCGGCCATCACCCGCTGCAACCTTCCATGCTGCACGAATTCAGCATGTACCTGGAAGGTAGCTGGTATCGCCTGGTGGCCAAAGAAGGCACCTACACCACCGATCCTATCGGCATCCTGGATGTAACCATCCTCTCCAACAATATACTGGACAAACTGCTGGACATCAAAGACCAGCGTACCGATAAAAGAATTGACTTCGTAGGCGGTATCCGTGGCCTGCAGGAACTGGTTAAACGCGTAGACAGCGGCGAAATGAAAGTCGCTTTCGCCCTTTATCCGGTAACCATTCAGCAACTGTTTGATATTGCCGACAGCGGTAATGTAATGCCTCCAAAGAGCACCTGGTTTGAACCTAAGCTCCGCGATGGCCTCCTTACACACGTCATTTAATCATACCCTGTATTCCCTGTTATGCCAGCGGATCCCTTCCTGCAACGGCATAACAGGGAATCTCTTCCTATCTTCCCTCCTTCTTACATAGCTTAATATAACTATATATATCTCTTTACCGCTCCCCCATTTTCAGATTGTTCCGTGGGTAGTTATCTCATTTTCATTACTTTTACAACAAACGACAGACAAAGGGATGCATATGAGGTCTTCTTTATTGAGTATATTTTTTTTCTTAGCAGGAGTTTTATTTTCATCAACGGTAGCCGCTCAGGACGCAAAGGAACTGTATAGTACCGCCAACAACTTTATACGTAATGGCGACTATTCCAATGCCATACTGGTATTAAACCAGGCCTTACAACTGGATCCGGAGAACTTTGAGTATAAGAAACAACTGGGGTTCACCTTCTATCTGAAAGGAGATCTCAATAAAGCCAAGAGCATCATAGAACCACTGCTGAACAGCAAAGAGGCAGATGTACAGGTATTTCAGATTGCCGGGAATATTTACAAAGGCCGGGAAGACTGGAAAACCGCGCAGCGGATGTACGCCCGGGCACTCAAAAAATTCCCGAAAAGCGGCGAACTGTATAACGACAACGGTAACCTGCAGATGAATTTCAAAATGTATGATGCCGCGCTCCGCAGCTGGCTGAAAGGTATTGAAGAAGATCCTGCCTTCCCCGGTAACTACTACAATGCCGTTAAAACCTACGAATACAGCAATGATCCGGTATGGTGCATCCTCTATGGTGAAACCTTCATGAATATGGAAAGCTTCACCACCCGGACCGCCGAAGTACGGAACATCCTGCTGGAAGCCTATAAGAAATTATTCAACGATCCATCTTTATTTGACAGTGTTATTCCGGATGAAAAAAGCAGGAAAAGCAGAAGCGGTAATGACTTCATACAGGCCTACCGCCAAAGTATGGGCAAACAAATCAGCGTGGTTACCGGCGGTATTGATCCCGATGCCCTGCTGATGGTACGTACCCGCTTTATCCTCGACTGGTTTAACTTCTACGGGATGAAATTCCCGGTAGCACTTTTCGATTTTCAACAGCAGCTGCTGCGCGAAGGCATGTTCGAAGCCTATAATCAATGGCTCTTTGGCCCGGCCGCCAACCAGGCCGGTTACAAAGCATGGGTAGCCTTACATAAACAGGAGTATGATGCATTCCTGAAATTCCAACGTAATCATCCCCTGAAACCAAGACCGGATGAATACTATAACGACGGGAGATTTACGCTGGCAAATGCGGGATATTAAATACACAGGTTTTTTTTGATTTACGGATTTAGTGACTTAGCTTCAATGCAATAAGAAATTGCACTGTATTCCCGATCCCGTAAATCTCTGACTTGTAAATCTCAAAATCCAGATATGCTCGTTACTAAACACCAAAACACTATTGACAACGCTGTAAAAGCGAACCACGAAAGAACCTTTTTTTCGCAATATCCGGAGCATCCCAAAGCTTATGGAGAAGACGCGCATGCGAAAGGCCACCAGCGTTATCAACAGCTGCTGGGTAAACCATTCAAACAACTTTTACAAACCGGTGAAACCGGATGGGCAGGAGAAGAAGTCTCTCCCTACACCCAGGAAGTACTGGGCACCACGTATCCTGTTTTTGCCGTAAACGACCTGATTGCCAAAGCTACAACTGCCGGCCACAAATGGGCACAGACATCCGCCGCAGAAAGAGCCGCCGTACTGACGGAAACACTGGACAACATCCAATCATATTTCTTTGATATCGCCAATGCCACCATGCATACTACCGGCCAAAGCTTTATGATGAGTTTCCAGGCATCCGGCCCACACGCCAACGATCGGGCACTGGAAGCCATTGCTGCCGGTTACCACGAATTACAGCGTTATCCTGGTCAGCTCCTGTGGGAAAAACCCATGGGTAAAAGCAGCATCAGATTGCAAAAAACCTACACCGCCGTACCCAAAGGTATTGCTGTAGTTATCGGCTGCTCTACTTTCCCCGTATGGAATACCCTGCCTGGTGTTTACGCAGACCTCATTACCGGCAATCCGGTAATTATAAAACCACACCCGAAAGCTATTCTGCCGATCGCTATTGTAGTAGCGGCCATACAGCAGGTATTACAGGACAACGGCTATGATCCGAACCTGTGCCAGCTGGCGGCAGACAGCTCCGAAAATCTGATTACCAAAACCCTGTGCGAGCATCCGGATGTTCGCCTGATTGACTATACCGGCGGCAGCGCTTTCGGCAACTATGTAGAATCGCTGACCGGCAAAACTGTATTCACCGAAAAAGCAGGGGTCAACTCTGTGATATTGGATAGTGTAAAAGACCTGAATGCAGTGATTCAAAACCTCGCCTTTTCCGTTTGTCTCTATTCCGGACAAATGTGTACGGCCCCGCAGAACTTCTTTATTCCGGAAAGCGGGATCAGCACACCGGAAGGTCAGGTAGGATTCAACGAAGTGGTACAACAGTTCAAAGATGCGATTGTAGCCCTGGTGAGCAATCCTAAAATGGGCGCCGGCACCCTGGGAGCGGTACAGAATGAGGCCACCCTCACCCGCGCCAAAGAAGCCCACCAGCTGGGTGGAAAACTGATTCTGCAGGGATCTCCCGTGATCAACGAAGAATTCAGCAACGCCCGGGTATATGCGCCGACCGTACTGGAAGTAAGCAGCGTAGATACCAATATCTACGAAAAAGAGCTGTTTGGCCCGATCCTGCTGATTATCAAAACCAGAGATACGGATCATTCGATTCAACTGGCCCGGCAGATGGCGCTCAAACACGGAGCCATCACCTGCGGCGCCTACACGACAGATGCGGCCGTAAAAGAAAAAATTACCACAGAGATGAACAGCGTGTTCACCCCTGTTTCCTTTAACCTCACCGGTTTCATCTGGGTAAACCAGCATGCGGCCTTTTCCGACTTCCATGTAACAGGTGGTAATCCGGCTGGTAATGCCAGCTTTACTAACCAGGAATTCATCGTAAAACGATTTGTATGGGTAGGTAACCGGGAATTGGTGGAATAGTTTAACATACTGACAAGCCCCCCCGCACGAAGCGAGGGGAGCTTGTTTTCTAAAGCTTTCTTTTGATTTATGAAAAAAATACTGTGGATCTTTCTCGCGCTATGTTACGGACTGACAGCCTGTGAACAGGCACCTAAAGCAGATAAAGCTACGGTGACCGACGCACAGACCGTTCAAGCCGGCACGGGCAGCGCCTTTCTGCTGGATACAACACTCAGCCATGTGGAATGGGTAGGTACCAAACCTACCGGCAAACACCATGGTACCCTCCAGCTATCCGGCGGCGCCATTTATGTGCAAGACAGCCTCATTACCGGCGGACAGTTTGTTGTGAACATGTATTCCCTTAAAAATACAGACCTCGCGGCCGATACGGCCATGAAAAACAAACTGGAGAATGAACTAAAAGGCGCCATGTTTTTCGATGTAAAAAAATATCCGGCGGCTACATTTGAAATCACCCGCGTTACTCCCCTGCAAGCCATTGCCGGCGAAGAAGTAGCCTTTATAGGCGCTACCCACACCGTTCAGGGCAATCTTACCCTGAAAGCCGTGACCAAAAACATCTCCTTCCCTGCCAGGATCATCCTGCAGGATGATCATATCAATGCACTGGCGAACTTCAATATTGACCGTACCCTTTGGGGGATCAGCTACCGCGCAGACAAATCCCTCCAGGACAAACTGATCAACTCCCAGGTAAACATCGGTTTCAATATTACCGCCAAACGATAAGACTGCTTTCCGTTTTTTTCTGGCCGCAAGCCAGGAAATTATTTTAAATTTAGTACAGCCTCTATCACGAAAAAACTGATACTAAAATGGAAACAAGTCAAGAAAGAGATGAACGACTCTGGCGCATTGCAAAAGCCAGGGCCGGATTCAAATCGCATCTTATTATTTACCTGGTCATAAACCTCGGTTTATGGGCAGTATGGTTCCTGACAGACAGCGACAGATCACATGGTACTCCCTGGCCCGTATGGCCAGCCCTCGGATGGGGAATAGCGCTGGCCTTTCAATATTTCAGCGCCTATCATAAAGACCCCTTCGGAGACGCCGTAAGAGAGTACGAAAAGTTAAAAGAGCAGGAACATACCCGCCTCTAAGCCAAAACAAAATTACAAGCAGCATGATGGACCAACCGCAACGACTATTTGACGTTATTCAACACCAACTGGCAAACTATCCCAAAAAAGATATGCTGGCCAGCAAAGAAAACGGACAATGGAAGCAGTACAGTACACAGGAAGTAGCGGACATCACCCTTAAATTCAGTGCCGGATTACTCAAACTGGGCATAAGGGCTGGTATTACACAGAATGAAGAGAAGGATAAAATAGCCATCATCTCCCCCAACAGACCCGAATGGATCATCACCGACCTGGCCTGTCAGCAACTGGGAGCCGTGCTGACACCTATCTATCCTACGATCAGTGAACATGAACTCGCCTATGTACTGAACGATGCGGCGGCCCGCCTGCTATTTGTAAGCGATAAGGAACTGCTGGAAAAGATACTGGCCATGCGGGATAAATTCCCCACCATCGAGGCCATCTTTACCTTCAACAAAGTGGAAGGCGCCCGGCACTGGACAGAAATCCTGTCTCTCGGCGATACCGCAGACTATCCTAAGATTGAAGCCATCAAAAAAGATATTTCCCCGGAAGAACTGGTAACTATCATCTATACTTCCGGTACCACCGGCACACCGAAAGGCGTTATGCTCAGCCATCACAACATTATGAGCAACGTACTGGCCTGTGTTCCCTATCTGCCGGTAAATAAAGATGCTAAAGCTCTCAGCTTCCTGCCGCTCAATCATATCTTCGAACGAACGGTTACCTATATTTACCTGACTAATGGCATCCCTGTATACTATGCAGAAAGCATGGAAAGCATCGGCGATAACCTGAAAGAGGTAAAACCCACGATATTTACCACCGTTCCCCGTTTACTGGAAAAAGTATACGAAAGGATCATGACCACGGGCCTGGCGCTTACAGGTATCAAACGCGCGCTCTTCTTCTGGGCAGTAGGCCTGGGCAAACAATATGAAATCAATAAAAACCAGGGAGTCTGGTACAACCTGCAGCTAAAGCTGGCCAATAAACTTATATTCAACAAGTGGCGTGCAGCCTTAGGCGGCAATGTACAAACGATTATAAACGGTGCAGCAGCTTGCCAGGTACGGCTGCTCCGCATATTCACCGCTGCCGGCATCCCTATCCTGGAAGGATACGGCCTCACCGAAACCTCCCCTATTATCAGCGTAAACCGGTACAACGAAGAGGAACGTATGTTCGGCACCGTAGGTCCCGTTATCAGCAATGTAGAGGTTAAAATAGCCGAAGACGGCGAAATCCTTTGCAAAGGTCCCAGCGTTACCATCGGCTACTATAAACGGCCTGATCTCACGAAAGAAGCCATTACCGATGGCTGGTTCCATACCGGCGATATCGGGGTAATGATAGACAACAAATTTCTGAAGATAACCGACCGTAAAAAAGAACTCTTCAAGACCTCCGGAGGCAAATTTGTAGCACCACAACCCATTGAAAACAAGTTCAAGGAATCGCCCTATATTGAACAACTCATGGTAGTGGGCGAAGACCGCAAATTCACCGCGGCCCTCATCGTACCGGCTTTCAATAACCTCCGTAACTGGGCGCAGAAAAACGGCATTACCGCCGACACCAATGAAGTGCTGCTGAAAAAGCCGGAAGTCATTGACCTCTATAAGCAGGCCGTAGAAAAATACAACCAGTTCTTTAACCATATTGAACAGGTAAAAAGGTTCGTACTGCTGCCACATGAATGGACCGTAGACGCCGGTGAACTGACGCCTACCATGAAAGTAAAACGGAAGGTGATCCTGGAAAGATACAAAGACCAGATTGCTGGTATTTATACTCCTTCCGGCGGCAAAGTCGATATAGAAAGTCTTTAAAAATAAAATTAAAACCCTTACTTTTGCCACCCGATCCCCGATTTGGGGCAAGGAATTGGTCCCGTAGTTCAATGGATAGAATAGAAGTTTCCTAAACTTTAGATACAGGTTCGATCCCTGTCGGGACTACAACAACGTTTACTCGCCCAGGCTTAGTTTTACTATGCCTGGGCGTTTTTCATTGGTGGCAGCAGGAAGAGAGATAAAGGGAGATAAAGCAGCATTAAGTAAAAATGTCCCCAAAACCGTCCCCATTTTTCCCCAGGAGTTTCCCCAGAAAAATAGATTAGTACTATATTTGACATTAATAATATCGTGCTGCTTTCCCCAAACTGCTTGCTTCTTTGTAACCCTTTCAATCCTATAACTATGGAAGTAAGATTTTATTTAAAAAGGCCCAAAGATGTAGAAAGCACCATTTTTGCAAACATTACTGATGAAGGTGAAACACTACGATATTATCTTTCTGAAAAAATCCCCACATTGTACTGGAATAAGATTAGTCAGCGAGTTATGACAGCCGGGAAAGATTTCCCCGAACATCCGGAATTTAATGCGCGACTTGACTATTTAGATCACACCATTAAAACTACTTATCGCAAATACAGAAATGATCATGATCACCAAATCCCATCTCCTGAACAGCTAAAAGAACTGCTGGATACAGTTACCGGGAAAAAAATAATAGAACGGATTACATTCTTGTCTCATTTTGAAGACTTCAACACCCGGTCAGAAAAAGGGGAACGAATCAATTCTTAACTCTAATTCTTATGGCCGAAGTTCGGGGTGCCTACATGTGACATAATATGACACTAAATGAGGTGTGTTTAAAAACCTTTTACCATCCTGACAAAACCTGAAAAGAAAATGCCGTGGAATAGCCCCAAAGGGGCATAAGACAGTAAAGAGTTTCAGCGTCAATCCACTGAAACTCTTTCCGTTTGAGATGCAAAACAGTGCGCGTTTAAAACGAAATACTTTAGGCTACTCAAATGATACAAATTATATTTTTAATGTAAAAGCAATTCTATTAACCAAGAGATTGGCAAAAACCGGTTAATATGCAGGTACAGCCAATATTGAGTTGACAATTCACAATATCATTAATTTGTATACATTGGAAAGTAGGACAAGTACGAGAACTTCTACCTTTAATAGATTTTATATCGTGTCTACTCAGGCTTCTGCCTAATAATT
Coding sequences within:
- the serC gene encoding 3-phosphoserine/phosphohydroxythreonine transaminase; protein product: MERSKNEFNLNRNMKVHNFNAGPSVLPNEVLYKASKALIDFEGSGMSILEIGHRTAPFIAVMEEARSLVRELMQLDDDFEVLYLHGGATTQFMQIPMNLLENSESAAYVDTGVWSNKAIKEAKLFGYTDVVASSKESNYNHIPKQFTIPPQASYLHITTNNTIYGTQWHMTPVTDVPLVADMSSDIMSRSMDFNKYSLIYAGVQKNMGAAGATMVAIRKSILGKVSRKIPSILDYRNHIENGSMLNTPPVFAVYISMLTLRWLKEQGGIPAIEKINDRKAALLYDEIDHNPLFRGTVVKEDRSKMNACFIMDKPEMEEEFLKFCKKEDIVGIKGHRLSGGFRVSMYNALPYESVEVMVEAMKYFSLKKA
- a CDS encoding DUF1015 domain-containing protein, which encodes MAIIRPFKGLRPKEALAAQVAARPYDVLSSEEAKAAASGNPYSFYHVSKSEIDLPAGIDTHSQQVYDKAAENLQQLVKDGILFQDEQPSYYIYKLVMNGRAQTGLVTASAVADYNNGIIKKHEFTRPDKELDRINHIKTTLAQTGNVFLAYNDVPEVNALIERWQEHNKPLYDFTADDDIQHTIWAINTPAAVQEVTTLFAEKVPCTYIADGHHRAASASLVQKELQAAGKITSVENPANYFLTTIFPASQLAILDYNRVVKDLNGLSKADLLSRLDYDFTVEETGHHPLQPSMLHEFSMYLEGSWYRLVAKEGTYTTDPIGILDVTILSNNILDKLLDIKDQRTDKRIDFVGGIRGLQELVKRVDSGEMKVAFALYPVTIQQLFDIADSGNVMPPKSTWFEPKLRDGLLTHVI
- a CDS encoding tetratricopeptide repeat protein, whose product is MRSSLLSIFFFLAGVLFSSTVAAQDAKELYSTANNFIRNGDYSNAILVLNQALQLDPENFEYKKQLGFTFYLKGDLNKAKSIIEPLLNSKEADVQVFQIAGNIYKGREDWKTAQRMYARALKKFPKSGELYNDNGNLQMNFKMYDAALRSWLKGIEEDPAFPGNYYNAVKTYEYSNDPVWCILYGETFMNMESFTTRTAEVRNILLEAYKKLFNDPSLFDSVIPDEKSRKSRSGNDFIQAYRQSMGKQISVVTGGIDPDALLMVRTRFILDWFNFYGMKFPVALFDFQQQLLREGMFEAYNQWLFGPAANQAGYKAWVALHKQEYDAFLKFQRNHPLKPRPDEYYNDGRFTLANAGY
- the paaN gene encoding phenylacetic acid degradation protein PaaN, translating into MLVTKHQNTIDNAVKANHERTFFSQYPEHPKAYGEDAHAKGHQRYQQLLGKPFKQLLQTGETGWAGEEVSPYTQEVLGTTYPVFAVNDLIAKATTAGHKWAQTSAAERAAVLTETLDNIQSYFFDIANATMHTTGQSFMMSFQASGPHANDRALEAIAAGYHELQRYPGQLLWEKPMGKSSIRLQKTYTAVPKGIAVVIGCSTFPVWNTLPGVYADLITGNPVIIKPHPKAILPIAIVVAAIQQVLQDNGYDPNLCQLAADSSENLITKTLCEHPDVRLIDYTGGSAFGNYVESLTGKTVFTEKAGVNSVILDSVKDLNAVIQNLAFSVCLYSGQMCTAPQNFFIPESGISTPEGQVGFNEVVQQFKDAIVALVSNPKMGAGTLGAVQNEATLTRAKEAHQLGGKLILQGSPVINEEFSNARVYAPTVLEVSSVDTNIYEKELFGPILLIIKTRDTDHSIQLARQMALKHGAITCGAYTTDAAVKEKITTEMNSVFTPVSFNLTGFIWVNQHAAFSDFHVTGGNPAGNASFTNQEFIVKRFVWVGNRELVE
- a CDS encoding YceI family protein, which translates into the protein MKKILWIFLALCYGLTACEQAPKADKATVTDAQTVQAGTGSAFLLDTTLSHVEWVGTKPTGKHHGTLQLSGGAIYVQDSLITGGQFVVNMYSLKNTDLAADTAMKNKLENELKGAMFFDVKKYPAATFEITRVTPLQAIAGEEVAFIGATHTVQGNLTLKAVTKNISFPARIILQDDHINALANFNIDRTLWGISYRADKSLQDKLINSQVNIGFNITAKR
- a CDS encoding 2TM domain-containing protein, yielding METSQERDERLWRIAKARAGFKSHLIIYLVINLGLWAVWFLTDSDRSHGTPWPVWPALGWGIALAFQYFSAYHKDPFGDAVREYEKLKEQEHTRL
- a CDS encoding AMP-dependent synthetase/ligase → MMDQPQRLFDVIQHQLANYPKKDMLASKENGQWKQYSTQEVADITLKFSAGLLKLGIRAGITQNEEKDKIAIISPNRPEWIITDLACQQLGAVLTPIYPTISEHELAYVLNDAAARLLFVSDKELLEKILAMRDKFPTIEAIFTFNKVEGARHWTEILSLGDTADYPKIEAIKKDISPEELVTIIYTSGTTGTPKGVMLSHHNIMSNVLACVPYLPVNKDAKALSFLPLNHIFERTVTYIYLTNGIPVYYAESMESIGDNLKEVKPTIFTTVPRLLEKVYERIMTTGLALTGIKRALFFWAVGLGKQYEINKNQGVWYNLQLKLANKLIFNKWRAALGGNVQTIINGAAACQVRLLRIFTAAGIPILEGYGLTETSPIISVNRYNEEERMFGTVGPVISNVEVKIAEDGEILCKGPSVTIGYYKRPDLTKEAITDGWFHTGDIGVMIDNKFLKITDRKKELFKTSGGKFVAPQPIENKFKESPYIEQLMVVGEDRKFTAALIVPAFNNLRNWAQKNGITADTNEVLLKKPEVIDLYKQAVEKYNQFFNHIEQVKRFVLLPHEWTVDAGELTPTMKVKRKVILERYKDQIAGIYTPSGGKVDIESL